One Mycobacterium sp. SMC-4 DNA window includes the following coding sequences:
- a CDS encoding pyruvate kinase: MADVDFDALAEDIDRLRTDIATAEAHWAPWLHRVAPRHRRSAQNMVHYWALRQHDLRGLQTRLSALGLSSLGRCEPHVQATADLIAAALTAMRGGGYHRPTAAAISVAEGPALLARRADELLGRRRAERSVRIMVTLPSEAAEDPTLVEDLIAAGMDVARINCAHDDAPAWRAMAEHVGAAAAAAQRSCLVAMDLGGPKLRTVALGPKAGALTLGGGDRLRLVPDDATAPADIPCIATTLPELFDPIAVGDAMFFDDGKLGGVVESVGAEGIDVRIEHPARGTARLKSGKGINVPDTDLAISALTDKDVKDLATVVEIADIVELSFVRDPVDVQRLLDELDRRGADDLGVVLKIETRSAFEKLPQLLMTAMQRNRVGVMVARGDLAVEVGYERMAEIQEEMLWLCEAAHLPVLWATQVLERLAKKGQPTRAEVSDAAMGVRAECVMLNKGRYITDAVGALDSILRRMEAHAYKKNSLLRTLTSWRPDAATLRGR, encoded by the coding sequence GTGGCCGACGTGGACTTCGACGCCCTAGCCGAAGACATCGACCGACTCCGCACCGACATCGCCACAGCCGAGGCCCATTGGGCCCCGTGGCTGCACCGGGTGGCGCCGCGGCATCGGCGCAGCGCCCAGAACATGGTCCACTACTGGGCGCTGCGTCAGCACGACCTGCGCGGCCTGCAAACCCGGCTTTCCGCGCTCGGCCTGTCCTCACTCGGCCGTTGCGAGCCCCATGTGCAGGCCACCGCGGACCTCATCGCCGCAGCGCTGACAGCGATGCGCGGTGGCGGTTACCACCGGCCCACCGCCGCCGCGATAAGCGTCGCCGAAGGCCCCGCGCTGCTGGCGCGCCGCGCCGACGAACTGCTGGGCCGGCGTCGCGCCGAGCGTTCGGTGCGGATCATGGTGACGCTGCCCAGCGAGGCCGCCGAGGATCCCACCCTCGTCGAGGACCTGATTGCCGCCGGCATGGACGTCGCCCGCATCAACTGCGCCCATGACGACGCACCGGCCTGGCGCGCGATGGCCGAACACGTCGGTGCCGCCGCGGCTGCCGCGCAACGCAGCTGTCTGGTGGCGATGGACCTCGGCGGCCCCAAACTTCGTACTGTCGCGCTCGGACCTAAGGCCGGTGCACTCACCCTGGGCGGCGGTGACAGGTTGCGACTGGTCCCCGACGACGCCACCGCGCCGGCCGACATCCCCTGCATCGCCACCACGCTGCCCGAGCTGTTCGATCCCATCGCCGTTGGTGACGCGATGTTCTTCGACGACGGAAAACTGGGTGGTGTCGTGGAATCGGTCGGCGCCGAGGGGATCGATGTACGCATCGAACACCCGGCACGGGGCACTGCACGACTCAAATCGGGCAAGGGCATCAACGTGCCCGACACCGACTTGGCGATCTCCGCGCTGACCGACAAGGACGTCAAGGACCTCGCGACCGTGGTCGAGATCGCCGACATCGTCGAGTTGTCGTTCGTGCGCGACCCTGTCGACGTCCAGCGGCTGCTCGATGAGCTCGACCGCCGGGGCGCCGACGATCTGGGGGTGGTGCTCAAGATCGAGACCCGGTCGGCGTTCGAGAAGCTGCCGCAACTGTTGATGACCGCCATGCAGCGCAACCGCGTCGGGGTGATGGTGGCGCGCGGCGACCTGGCGGTCGAGGTGGGCTATGAGCGCATGGCCGAGATTCAGGAGGAGATGCTGTGGTTGTGCGAAGCGGCTCACCTGCCGGTGCTGTGGGCCACCCAGGTGCTGGAACGGCTGGCCAAGAAGGGCCAGCCGACACGCGCTGAAGTGTCCGACGCCGCCATGGGCGTGCGTGCGGAGTGCGTGATGCTCAACAAGGGCCGCTACATCACCGACGCGGTCGGTGCACTGGACAGCATCCTGCGCCGGATGGAGGCGCACGCCTACAAGAAGAACAGTCTGCTGCGCACGCTGACCTCATGGCGACCCGACGCGGCCACCCTGCGCGGTCGCTGA
- a CDS encoding type I polyketide synthase encodes MPADVALNRAPEPIAVVGIGCRVAGGISTADEFWDFLLEGGSAVRQVPAERWEPYLHRDPRNAAVLRDTTRWGTFLDDLAGFDADFFGVSPREAELMDPQQRLAVEVSWEALEHAGIAARSLAGTDTAVLMGVNSDDYGRLLMEDLEGIEAWTGIGTSLCGVANRVSHLLDLRGPSVALDAACAASLVAVHQGCQLLRDGETSLVLAGGVSALIGPGLSRVLDVAGATAPDGRCKTFDESADGYGRGEGAGVVVLKRLTDAQRDGDRVLAVIRGGAVAQDGRTVGIMSPNGQAQQDLFRLACRSAGITPDSVDYIEAHGTGTPTGDPVEVAALAAVYGAGRTSGPCAIGSVKPNTGHLEGGAGVIGLIKTALALHREALPPTAGVRTLNPAIDWAGSGLRVPTEVEPWTRGVAPRRAAVCSYGYGGTIAHVLLEEAPLAGDSQKPVPTASFIPLSARSEDRVAIQAGALADHLRTAEFDVERVAATMWTRRSVEPVRAAVVTEGLSDEQRAPIVVKALDTLAAQGRDPRVVTGNVLPGAGDGAVWVFSGHGSHWAGMGRELLATEPEFAATIDAVDTVFGRELGFSAREALTSEDLGETDQVQALTFAMQVGLAALLAGRGITPAAVIGHSVGEVAACVVSGVFDLFHGAAVACYRARGFRQVAGAGAMALVRLPFEEAVRQLTGRGDVVAAISASPQSTVVSGAVAAVEDVVARWSADGMTVRRVNTDVAFHSPAMDQLTGELARLVAELPEPGQPRIPLYSTAMTDPRSSAPRGPQYWATNLRGRVRFAEAVAAAAADGHRLFLEVSAHPVVAHSIAETMTGLGHEDGRDCYAVVPVLRRDQPERRSVGAALAALYCHGAPVRHGYTSKSPWSPGLPGTRWQHRHFWRTPGVPPGTGALHDVTSHTLLGGATEVTGAVPARVWQTRLDMANRPYPGDHPVQHTEIVPAAVLVNTFLGAAGAGLTDVRLRTPVAPGRARDIQVVLQDGALRLSSRVVEPDADAAAGGWLTHSSAVVVTDDGTDAPSGRIDDDARWRCTRVRPPEHVVDTLAAVGVAAMGFDWQILDIRCGDAEMLIRVSAHADGSVPATWAGLLDAATSAASTVFDGPARLRMPARIGEVRIGAPPPAVAVMHIRHRKPTTTDVVIADDAGLVLASITAMTFEELENPSGSDTSRMLHQVAWHPVAFDPDRRPAEVLLVGEEAETRSLADHLDGTPATVRCYRDITQIPSDPTPAAVVLLVIPSSATPQAVAELALHACLQMHLKASGARLWVLTRGVHEGAALAQAPVWGLARVAAAEHPDQWGGVLDLVDDVVPDAVLAQLHGHGVVVVRDGVAFTARLAPADPGAGAPLTCAPGGTYLITGGTGALGLRVAQRLADLGARRLVLLSRSGIPPRRQWPQHHDRELVAAVSSLEERGVSVHVAAIDIAAPHAGEQLSEILSPLPPVRGVVHAAGVEAGALLANTTAQDLHATMAPKVDGAQTLHRLFGPGQLDWMVLFSSCGYLAGFPGQGAYACANAYLDAFARHRRAQGDRIVSVAWTAWRGLGMGSDSGYVAAQLEALGMGTVGAEDAMRALDAAMRRDDPNPVVLPVLPEAGSVPMLADVAPVPDPAGGASAAFGPGDEDVEQWVADQVIEVVAAELGLDHEDVDPRVPLVETGVDSIMTVALRRALEKRTGLRLPPTLLWEHPSAAAVSARIVEMLATGNGSTSATAQGGRVGSP; translated from the coding sequence GTGCCTGCCGACGTGGCACTGAACCGCGCTCCCGAGCCGATCGCCGTTGTCGGCATCGGTTGCCGTGTTGCGGGCGGCATCAGCACCGCCGACGAGTTCTGGGATTTTCTGCTCGAGGGCGGCAGTGCCGTGCGTCAGGTACCCGCCGAGCGGTGGGAGCCCTACCTGCACCGCGACCCCCGCAACGCTGCGGTCCTGCGCGACACCACGCGGTGGGGCACATTCCTCGACGATCTGGCGGGCTTCGACGCCGACTTCTTCGGCGTCTCCCCACGGGAAGCCGAGCTGATGGACCCGCAGCAGAGGCTGGCCGTGGAGGTGTCGTGGGAAGCCCTGGAGCACGCCGGCATCGCTGCGCGTTCACTGGCGGGGACGGACACCGCGGTGCTGATGGGGGTCAACTCCGACGACTACGGCAGGCTGTTGATGGAGGATCTCGAGGGCATCGAGGCCTGGACCGGTATCGGCACCTCGCTGTGCGGAGTCGCCAACCGGGTCTCCCACCTGCTTGACCTGCGTGGTCCCAGCGTCGCCCTCGATGCCGCGTGCGCGGCGTCGCTGGTTGCCGTGCACCAGGGCTGTCAGCTGCTGCGCGACGGCGAGACATCGTTGGTTCTCGCCGGCGGGGTCAGCGCGCTCATCGGGCCGGGACTGAGCCGGGTGCTCGACGTCGCGGGCGCCACCGCGCCCGACGGCCGGTGCAAGACGTTCGACGAGTCCGCCGACGGCTACGGGCGCGGCGAGGGTGCCGGCGTGGTGGTCCTCAAGCGACTCACCGATGCGCAGCGTGACGGCGACCGGGTTCTGGCCGTGATCCGCGGCGGTGCCGTCGCCCAGGACGGTCGCACCGTGGGCATCATGTCCCCCAACGGCCAAGCCCAGCAGGACCTCTTCCGACTGGCCTGCCGCAGCGCGGGCATCACGCCGGACAGCGTCGACTACATCGAGGCGCACGGCACCGGAACTCCCACCGGAGATCCGGTCGAGGTCGCGGCGCTGGCGGCGGTCTACGGCGCCGGGCGTACCAGCGGCCCGTGCGCGATCGGTTCGGTCAAGCCCAACACCGGCCATCTCGAGGGCGGCGCGGGGGTGATCGGGCTGATCAAGACCGCGCTGGCGCTGCACCGTGAGGCGTTGCCGCCGACGGCGGGGGTGCGCACGCTGAACCCCGCCATCGACTGGGCCGGCAGCGGCCTGCGGGTGCCGACCGAGGTCGAGCCGTGGACTCGCGGTGTGGCTCCGCGTCGCGCCGCGGTGTGCAGTTACGGCTACGGCGGCACCATCGCCCATGTGTTACTCGAAGAGGCCCCGCTGGCCGGAGACTCTCAAAAGCCAGTGCCGACAGCCAGTTTCATTCCACTGTCGGCGCGCTCCGAGGACAGGGTGGCCATCCAGGCCGGGGCGCTGGCCGACCATCTGCGCACCGCGGAATTCGACGTCGAGCGTGTCGCGGCGACGATGTGGACCCGACGTTCGGTCGAGCCGGTCCGCGCCGCGGTGGTGACCGAAGGCCTGAGCGACGAGCAGCGGGCTCCGATCGTGGTCAAGGCGCTCGACACGCTCGCTGCCCAGGGGCGTGACCCACGCGTGGTGACCGGCAATGTGCTGCCCGGAGCCGGTGACGGAGCGGTCTGGGTGTTCTCCGGGCATGGCTCGCATTGGGCCGGGATGGGCCGTGAACTGTTGGCCACCGAACCGGAGTTCGCCGCCACCATCGACGCGGTCGACACCGTGTTCGGCCGCGAACTGGGGTTCAGCGCCCGCGAAGCGCTGACCTCCGAAGACCTCGGTGAGACCGATCAGGTGCAGGCGTTGACGTTCGCCATGCAGGTCGGGTTGGCCGCATTGCTGGCCGGCCGGGGCATCACTCCGGCCGCGGTGATCGGCCACTCGGTGGGTGAGGTTGCCGCGTGCGTGGTCTCGGGAGTCTTCGACCTGTTCCACGGCGCGGCGGTGGCCTGCTACCGGGCCCGTGGCTTCCGGCAGGTGGCCGGCGCGGGAGCGATGGCGCTGGTGCGGCTGCCGTTCGAGGAGGCCGTCCGGCAGCTGACCGGCCGCGGCGACGTGGTGGCCGCGATCAGCGCCTCCCCGCAGTCGACTGTGGTATCGGGCGCCGTGGCCGCCGTCGAGGACGTCGTCGCGCGGTGGAGCGCGGACGGCATGACCGTGCGCAGAGTCAACACCGACGTCGCGTTCCACAGCCCCGCGATGGATCAGCTGACCGGTGAACTGGCCCGCCTGGTCGCCGAGCTACCAGAACCCGGACAACCCCGAATCCCGTTGTACAGCACCGCAATGACCGACCCGCGCTCCTCGGCGCCGCGCGGGCCGCAATACTGGGCGACCAACCTGCGTGGTCGGGTACGGTTCGCCGAGGCGGTGGCCGCGGCCGCGGCCGACGGTCACCGGTTGTTCCTCGAGGTCTCTGCGCACCCGGTGGTGGCCCACTCGATCGCCGAGACCATGACCGGGCTCGGCCACGAGGACGGCCGTGACTGCTACGCGGTGGTCCCGGTGCTTCGGCGAGACCAGCCCGAGCGCCGATCGGTCGGGGCCGCGCTGGCCGCCCTGTACTGCCACGGCGCACCCGTTCGGCACGGCTACACCTCGAAGAGCCCGTGGTCACCCGGGCTGCCCGGCACCCGATGGCAGCACCGGCACTTCTGGCGCACCCCGGGCGTGCCCCCGGGCACCGGTGCGCTGCACGATGTCACGTCGCACACCCTGCTCGGTGGAGCCACCGAGGTGACCGGGGCGGTCCCGGCTCGCGTCTGGCAGACGCGGCTCGACATGGCCAACCGGCCCTACCCCGGAGACCACCCCGTTCAGCACACCGAAATCGTGCCGGCCGCGGTGCTGGTCAACACGTTCCTCGGCGCTGCCGGGGCCGGGCTGACCGATGTCCGACTGCGCACCCCGGTCGCGCCCGGGCGCGCCCGCGACATCCAGGTGGTGCTGCAGGACGGCGCGCTGCGGCTGTCGTCGCGGGTGGTCGAGCCCGACGCAGACGCGGCCGCCGGCGGGTGGCTGACCCACAGCAGCGCCGTGGTCGTCACCGACGACGGGACCGATGCGCCCAGCGGCCGGATCGACGACGACGCGCGGTGGCGCTGCACCCGGGTGCGCCCGCCCGAGCATGTCGTCGACACTCTGGCCGCTGTGGGGGTCGCGGCGATGGGTTTTGACTGGCAGATCCTCGACATCCGCTGCGGTGACGCCGAGATGCTCATCCGGGTGTCGGCGCACGCTGACGGGTCGGTGCCTGCGACCTGGGCCGGTCTGCTCGACGCCGCGACATCGGCTGCCTCGACGGTGTTCGACGGGCCGGCGCGGCTGCGGATGCCGGCCCGCATCGGGGAGGTCCGGATCGGCGCACCACCACCGGCGGTGGCCGTCATGCACATCCGGCATCGGAAACCCACCACCACCGACGTGGTGATCGCCGACGACGCCGGCCTGGTGCTGGCCTCGATCACCGCGATGACTTTCGAGGAACTGGAGAATCCGAGCGGCAGCGACACCTCGCGGATGCTGCACCAGGTGGCCTGGCACCCGGTGGCCTTCGACCCCGACCGACGGCCCGCTGAGGTACTCCTGGTCGGCGAAGAGGCTGAAACCCGTTCGCTGGCAGATCATCTCGACGGCACGCCGGCGACGGTGCGATGCTACCGCGACATCACGCAGATCCCGTCCGACCCGACACCCGCGGCGGTGGTGCTACTGGTGATACCGTCTTCGGCCACCCCCCAGGCCGTTGCGGAACTGGCCCTGCACGCCTGCCTGCAGATGCACCTGAAGGCATCGGGAGCCCGGTTGTGGGTGCTGACCCGCGGAGTTCACGAAGGTGCCGCCCTGGCGCAGGCACCGGTGTGGGGGTTGGCCCGAGTCGCGGCCGCCGAGCACCCCGACCAGTGGGGTGGTGTGCTCGACCTGGTCGATGACGTGGTGCCCGACGCAGTCCTGGCGCAACTGCACGGCCACGGCGTGGTGGTGGTGCGCGACGGTGTGGCGTTCACCGCTCGGTTGGCGCCCGCCGATCCCGGTGCGGGAGCGCCGCTGACCTGCGCCCCGGGCGGCACTTACCTGATCACCGGAGGCACCGGTGCGCTCGGCCTGCGCGTCGCCCAGCGACTGGCCGATCTCGGGGCCCGCCGCCTGGTGCTGTTGTCGCGCAGCGGGATCCCCCCGCGCCGCCAGTGGCCGCAACACCATGACCGCGAGCTCGTCGCCGCGGTGTCCTCGTTGGAGGAACGCGGGGTCAGCGTGCACGTGGCCGCGATCGACATCGCGGCCCCGCACGCCGGTGAGCAGTTGAGCGAGATTCTCTCGCCGCTTCCTCCGGTGCGTGGCGTGGTGCACGCCGCGGGCGTGGAAGCCGGCGCACTGCTGGCGAACACCACAGCGCAGGATCTGCACGCCACGATGGCGCCCAAGGTGGACGGGGCGCAGACGCTGCACCGGCTGTTCGGCCCGGGGCAGCTGGACTGGATGGTGTTGTTCTCCTCGTGCGGGTACCTGGCGGGGTTCCCCGGACAGGGTGCCTACGCGTGCGCCAATGCCTACCTCGATGCGTTCGCCCGACACCGCCGCGCACAGGGTGATCGCATCGTCAGTGTGGCCTGGACCGCCTGGCGTGGGCTGGGCATGGGATCGGACTCGGGATACGTGGCCGCCCAACTCGAGGCCCTCGGTATGGGCACGGTGGGAGCCGAGGACGCGATGCGCGCACTGGACGCGGCGATGCGTCGCGACGACCCGAACCCCGTTGTGCTGCCGGTGCTTCCGGAAGCCGGCTCGGTCCCGATGCTCGCCGACGTGGCACCCGTGCCCGATCCTGCCGGGGGCGCAAGTGCCGCGTTCGGGCCGGGTGACGAAGACGTCGAACAGTGGGTCGCCGATCAGGTCATCGAGGTGGTGGCCGCCGAGCTGGGGTTGGACCACGAGGACGTCGATCCGCGGGTCCCGCTGGTCGAGACCGGTGTGGATTCCATCATGACGGTGGCGCTGCGCCGCGCTCTGGAGAAGCGCACCGGGCTGAGACTGCCGCCGACCCTGCTGTGGGAGCATCCCAGCGCGGCCGCGGTCAGTGCCCGCATCGTCGAGATGCTCGCGACCGGCAACGGCTCGACCTCAGCGACCGCGCAGGGTGGCCGCGTCGGGTCGCCATGA
- a CDS encoding nuclear transport factor 2 family protein: protein MTFDPAAVARAFSEHRFDDALGHLAADVKWTIVGGMVLEGADAVRRTCRETLASLEGIEVTFDRQVNTGDGDVVAVDTVVRYLRPDGIIAVAGCAIYEFAGEEIAAITSYAVEVDPEDPGAQPPPRR, encoded by the coding sequence GTGACATTCGACCCGGCTGCGGTGGCCCGCGCCTTCTCCGAGCACCGGTTCGACGACGCGCTGGGACATCTGGCCGCTGACGTGAAGTGGACAATCGTCGGCGGGATGGTGCTGGAAGGCGCCGATGCGGTGCGCCGCACCTGCCGGGAGACCCTGGCCAGTCTGGAAGGCATCGAGGTGACCTTCGACCGGCAGGTGAACACCGGCGACGGTGACGTTGTCGCTGTCGACACCGTGGTGCGCTATCTGCGCCCGGACGGGATCATCGCCGTCGCCGGCTGCGCGATCTACGAGTTCGCCGGCGAGGAGATCGCGGCGATCACGTCGTATGCGGTCGAGGTCGACCCCGAGGACCCCGGCGCGCAGCCCCCGCCGCGGCGGTGA
- a CDS encoding LLM class F420-dependent oxidoreductase — MELSGIGVWSSQLRYGNPAEAAEAAAELDELGFTALWIPDVGGPVLDSVENLLSATKQTVIATGILNLWMHEPAEVADRYAALTDAHGRRFLLGIGCSHAPLIDAGEPGRYRKPLAATRAFLDGLDSATQPVPKDDRVLAALGPKMLQLSAERGAGAHPYLTTPEHTRQAREVLGDGPLLLPEQGVLLTEDREQARAIGTDWLKSYLALPNYANNLLRLGFTEEDLRTVSDRVFDALLAWGDEETIQRRVDEHRQAGADHVCVQVLTADPREFPREQWRRLAAALL; from the coding sequence ATGGAGCTGTCCGGGATCGGTGTGTGGAGTTCGCAGTTGCGCTACGGGAATCCGGCGGAGGCAGCAGAAGCGGCCGCCGAACTCGATGAGCTCGGGTTCACCGCCCTGTGGATACCGGACGTCGGCGGACCGGTGCTCGACTCGGTGGAGAACCTGCTTTCGGCCACCAAGCAGACGGTGATCGCCACGGGCATCCTGAACCTCTGGATGCACGAGCCCGCCGAGGTCGCCGACCGCTACGCCGCCCTCACCGATGCCCATGGCCGGCGATTCCTGCTCGGCATCGGCTGCAGTCACGCCCCACTGATCGACGCGGGAGAGCCCGGTCGCTACCGCAAGCCGCTGGCCGCGACGAGAGCCTTCCTCGACGGCCTCGACAGCGCGACGCAGCCGGTACCCAAAGACGACCGGGTACTGGCCGCGCTGGGGCCGAAGATGCTGCAGCTGTCGGCCGAGCGCGGCGCCGGCGCACACCCGTACCTGACCACGCCCGAACACACCCGGCAGGCCCGTGAGGTGCTCGGCGACGGCCCACTGCTGCTGCCCGAGCAGGGCGTGCTGCTGACCGAGGACCGCGAGCAGGCCCGGGCGATCGGCACCGACTGGCTGAAGTCCTATCTCGCACTGCCCAACTACGCCAACAACCTGCTGCGCCTCGGCTTCACCGAGGAGGATCTGCGCACTGTCAGCGACCGCGTCTTCGACGCGCTGCTCGCCTGGGGCGACGAGGAGACCATCCAGCGACGCGTCGACGAGCATCGCCAGGCCGGCGCCGATCATGTGTGCGTGCAGGTTCTCACCGCCGATCCCCGCGAGTTCCCGCGCGAGCAGTGGCGCCGGCTCGCCGCGGCACTGCTCTGA
- the hemW gene encoding radical SAM family heme chaperone HemW, with translation MSVGMPPAAAGVVLPALTADPGRPFGLYIHVPFCATRCGYCDFNTYTAAELGDSSPQGWLSAVQTELELAARHLGDVGAVSTVFVGGGTPSLLGAAGLTRVLDAVRAQFGLAADVEVTTEANPESTSAQFFSALRRGGYTRVSLGMQSSASHVLRALDRVHSPGRAIEAALEARRAGFEHVNLDLIYGTPGESDDDLRRSLDAVLTTGADHVSAYALIVEDGTALARRVRRGELPAPDDDVLARRYELVDRHLGEAGFSWYEVSNWSRPGGECRHNLGYWNGGLWWGAGPGAHGYVAATRWWNVKHPATYAAVLAAGRLPVADFEVLDCDTIHVEDVMLRLRLRSGLPLAVLSDRERRRAATAIDDGLLRAEGAAVVLTDRGRLLADAVVRSLLD, from the coding sequence ATGTCCGTCGGTATGCCGCCCGCCGCCGCTGGGGTGGTTCTGCCTGCGCTGACGGCGGACCCGGGCCGCCCGTTCGGGCTCTATATCCACGTCCCGTTCTGCGCGACCCGCTGCGGCTACTGCGACTTCAACACCTACACAGCCGCCGAACTCGGCGACAGCAGCCCGCAGGGGTGGCTGTCGGCGGTGCAGACCGAGCTGGAACTGGCCGCCAGGCACCTGGGCGACGTGGGCGCGGTGTCGACGGTGTTCGTCGGTGGCGGCACCCCGTCGTTGCTGGGCGCTGCCGGGCTGACCCGGGTGCTCGACGCGGTGCGCGCGCAGTTCGGGCTGGCCGCCGACGTCGAGGTCACCACCGAGGCCAACCCCGAGTCGACGTCTGCGCAATTCTTCAGTGCGCTGCGCCGCGGCGGCTACACCCGGGTGTCGCTGGGCATGCAGTCCTCCGCATCGCACGTGCTTCGGGCGCTTGACCGGGTGCATTCACCCGGCCGGGCCATCGAGGCGGCACTGGAGGCGCGCCGCGCCGGCTTCGAGCACGTCAACCTCGATCTGATCTACGGCACGCCGGGGGAGAGCGATGACGACCTGCGGCGGTCGCTGGACGCGGTGCTGACCACCGGGGCCGACCACGTGTCTGCTTACGCGCTGATCGTCGAGGACGGCACCGCTCTGGCCCGCCGGGTGCGGCGCGGGGAGCTGCCCGCCCCGGACGACGACGTGCTGGCGCGTCGCTACGAGCTGGTCGACCGTCATCTCGGTGAGGCCGGGTTCTCCTGGTACGAGGTGTCGAACTGGAGCCGGCCCGGCGGTGAGTGCCGACACAACCTGGGTTACTGGAACGGCGGCCTGTGGTGGGGTGCCGGCCCCGGAGCGCACGGGTATGTGGCGGCCACCCGGTGGTGGAACGTCAAGCACCCGGCGACCTACGCGGCGGTGCTGGCTGCGGGTCGGCTACCGGTGGCCGACTTCGAGGTGCTCGATTGCGACACCATCCACGTCGAGGACGTGATGTTGCGGTTGCGGCTGCGCAGCGGCCTGCCGCTGGCCGTGCTGTCGGATCGTGAGCGCCGGCGAGCAGCGACCGCGATCGACGATGGGCTATTGCGCGCCGAGGGCGCCGCGGTGGTGCTCACCGATCGCGGCCGGCTGCTGGCCGACGCGGTGGTGCGCTCGCTGCTGGACTGA
- a CDS encoding nitrite/sulfite reductase, with the protein MTTAKTPPSKPAKRPRGEGQWALGYREPLNANEQAKKDDNPLNVRARIENIYAKNGFESIDKGDLRGRFRWWGLYTQRKPGFDGTWTGDENTDMLEDEFFMLRVRSDGGALTAAALRTLGQISTEFARDTADISDRQNVQYHWIRVEDMPEIWRRLDEVGLQTTEACGDCPRVVLGSPLAGESLDEVIDGTPAVDEIVKRYIGKPEYSNLPRKFKTAISGLQDVVHEVNDVAFIGVVHPEHGPGFDLWVGGGLSTNPMLAQRVGVWVPLAEVPDVWEAVVSVFRDYGYRRLRSKARLKFLIKDWGVEKFREVLEQEYLHRPLVDGPAPDPVTRPIDHVGVQKLKNGLNAVGVAPIAGRVSGTILSKVADLAEAAGSDRIRFTPYQKLIILDIPDAKLDDLRAGLDALGLPSTPSHWRRNLMACTGIEFCKLSFAETRSRSQVLVPELERRLEDINSQLDVPVTININGCPNSCARIQVADIGFKGQMVDDGDGPEEGFQVHLGGSLGLDSGFGRKLRQHKVLASELGDYIERVVRNFVKQREHGERFATWALRADDADLR; encoded by the coding sequence ATGACCACAGCCAAGACACCCCCCAGCAAACCCGCCAAACGCCCGCGTGGTGAAGGCCAGTGGGCCCTGGGGTACCGCGAGCCGCTCAACGCCAACGAGCAGGCCAAGAAGGACGACAACCCGCTCAATGTGCGGGCCCGCATCGAGAACATCTACGCCAAGAACGGCTTCGAGTCGATCGACAAGGGCGACCTTCGCGGCCGTTTCCGCTGGTGGGGACTGTATACGCAGCGCAAGCCCGGCTTCGACGGGACTTGGACCGGTGACGAGAACACCGACATGCTCGAAGACGAGTTCTTCATGCTGCGGGTGCGCTCCGACGGTGGCGCGCTGACCGCTGCGGCGCTGCGCACACTCGGGCAGATCTCCACCGAGTTCGCCCGGGACACCGCTGACATCTCGGACCGGCAGAACGTGCAGTACCACTGGATTCGCGTCGAGGACATGCCCGAGATCTGGCGGCGCCTCGACGAGGTCGGGCTGCAGACCACCGAGGCCTGCGGCGACTGCCCGCGCGTGGTGCTGGGCTCCCCGTTGGCCGGGGAATCCCTCGACGAGGTGATCGACGGCACGCCGGCGGTCGATGAGATCGTCAAGCGCTACATCGGCAAGCCCGAGTACTCGAACCTGCCGCGCAAGTTCAAGACCGCGATCTCCGGGCTGCAGGACGTGGTCCACGAGGTCAACGACGTCGCGTTCATCGGCGTGGTCCACCCCGAGCACGGACCCGGCTTCGACCTGTGGGTCGGCGGCGGCCTGTCGACCAACCCGATGCTGGCCCAGCGGGTCGGCGTATGGGTGCCGCTGGCCGAGGTGCCCGACGTGTGGGAGGCCGTGGTCAGCGTGTTCCGCGACTACGGCTACCGCCGGCTGCGCAGCAAGGCCCGGCTGAAGTTCCTGATCAAGGACTGGGGCGTCGAAAAGTTCAGGGAAGTTCTCGAGCAGGAATACCTGCACCGTCCCTTAGTCGACGGGCCGGCGCCCGACCCGGTGACCCGGCCGATCGACCACGTGGGCGTGCAGAAACTCAAGAACGGACTCAACGCCGTCGGTGTCGCGCCGATCGCGGGCCGGGTGTCGGGCACCATCCTGAGCAAGGTGGCTGACCTCGCCGAGGCCGCGGGCTCTGACCGGATCCGGTTCACCCCGTACCAGAAGCTGATCATCCTCGATATCCCAGACGCCAAGCTCGACGATCTGCGTGCCGGCCTTGACGCCCTGGGCCTGCCCTCGACACCGTCGCACTGGCGCCGCAATCTGATGGCATGCACCGGCATCGAGTTCTGCAAGCTCAGCTTCGCCGAGACCCGCAGCCGCTCGCAGGTGCTGGTGCCCGAATTGGAGCGCCGCCTGGAGGACATCAACTCCCAACTCGACGTGCCGGTCACCATCAACATCAACGGCTGCCCGAACTCGTGCGCGCGTATCCAGGTCGCCGACATCGGTTTCAAGGGCCAGATGGTGGACGACGGGGACGGCCCCGAGGAGGGTTTCCAGGTGCATCTGGGCGGCAGCCTGGGCCTGGACAGCGGGTTCGGTCGTAAACTGCGCCAGCACAAAGTGCTGGCCAGCGAGCTCGGCGACTACATCGAGCGGGTGGTGCGCAACTTCGTGAAACAACGCGAGCATGGCGAGCGTTTCGCTACGTGGGCGCTACGAGCCGACGACGCGGACTTGAGGTGA